The following proteins are co-located in the Purpureocillium takamizusanense chromosome 10, complete sequence genome:
- the TUS1 gene encoding Rho guanine nucleotide exchange factor (COG:T~EggNog:ENOG503NY4U), whose protein sequence is MSFRGDNQRRYGSVPPVQYPVAGDQQGVGRRPSFNTGDDSAYLARQPAHDPPVAVPAPVSTGAQPATEDELFLTSPSSNSGSSFARSQFGSTSSALSGFQHHYQHQDTTPSTPGSQTTSYNPQTFAHQSAAGFQRSQSTNLPYHHAATSPRYSNSNAAAAASSSYNTSPVANFTPQAYNPAAYASTHAPQRHPTYHGYGQEHGYGASVGSGAAPTYSQSPAATYAASFQQPVRASAVQQQPMPTSPSSYAAPGSQAQTPTYDPSHYAAAHRSSYDGHVDGQAAAPYPTATSPAPYPTTTSHIPVGPNYQPSDHPSYYNRQSRSDSQTSPRTSPRVQPQSPSSGLQRHPTNAPLPRRPLEPPLPPSRSMEDVPEEPFWDEAGRPFRAEYGNEHLSTDSIMQEIEDELRRSSGTNQVQSEPSPHGSQATADEVVDQLRRHGSGAHAHSPSGARVSPGAPRRAFYEDYDDDPEGTAGVLAMQQAELDDRRFSGNTLTYGSDAPPPAVPQPQLQSHSEEQPYSSGSSDFGGAVDLGMLSGGYAGSLTYGAGIGSPPEQTTLAEGGRPLPTPSYYNSLGDGYDNAQAYRDAEVDYGDTGGLQAPTEHRLSFDEGREERVSVHSRQSGTESPIKDDYQDLFYHPGLTNRPLPPLPPQGVASDSSSMLSTHTSMRSQHPQQHQQHQQHQHTLSAEVRYYQADNPEAYYQTGQQTLQPERSISLSGHSNTPQVQAPARSRTDAAEERKKTRSQQGPPQPGALPFSDYDSNAGTVGGAFDGITLPSGGRRKKFVPSKLTTSDFRRCAEPWALSSIENWIRFMGEGEPDLREKTIEEAITNLFTHKVPTMNVADAEVLSTQITKLMLASKALLPDEEWVKFGDGHISGVLWQLTGAGCYAPKLHEVDIIGRCYSHHCTRTLKKVDLDDLLPEDSKGEAWNVFYNLKKEDWESKPKKEVERQNILHEIVTGEDNYIKQLDIFRTLYRDDLRTPRNPPIIKPEKREKFLTTMFGKLDTVLRINREFLFAQLKYRQNEQGPWIVGFSDIFREWIRKAKSDYIDYAAGYPWATYMVRKEAEKNLLFKKFLEDKQKHKSSLKQDWTHFLITPLQRLQRYILLLQSVEHKMIGDSEEKTNLQRAIQEIQTVTLECDTKVAETNKRVQILELQKSLVLRQSFQAALNLDHLGRVLIMQGELQRMGSKGMRWVDTHALLFDHYLILAKVVVSKDGKTNKRYDVSREPIPMPLLFLESMNDEPVTKQKGITAPLGRATTASASSTGLSKVATNGSGRPGLEHTGTSSSMNSLAQTSSNNDAEGKVLYPFKIKHLGHEVYTLYASSARDRLDWCTNIIEAKTRHAKALFSQNAEPFRLRVLADASFHYDATSAYARASGVPVKGTPLDRAIQDIEKVMGPAHGTPPVCRAQVNCATGFSAFGKPAIAIGTDYGVFVSDPSDPRGWRRTVPITRVTQIAVLEEFSVCLIVADKSLISYPLDTIAPFSDFAPPVNDSARRAPQRLAKDVTYFATARMKDRMLVFYKRKEGLHTSFKVLEPILHKGGEKKSRLFGGRKAAAGSTDTFRDFDEFYLPTECYSLSLFQTYIAVSTAKGIEMLTLDKKQPMSIPDIKAPSIANIAGRIRDQHPLGMFRLNENEFILTYEDCAVYVDKHGDVSRALIMEYTGKQKKARGATMYGQYLILFNDDYVEVRNAENGRLRQIIAGRDVRVIDFGIRGPTGGNAVQSQQQYGQNGQLQTAGETSKGTVKVAMCHPELPGRQIVLEMLLNDGHAE, encoded by the exons ATGTCCTTTCGCGGCGACAACCAGCGCCGCTACGGCAGCGTGCCGCCCGTCCAGTACCCGGTCGCTGGGGACCAGCAAGGCGTCGGCCGGCGCCCCAGCTTCAAcacgggcgacgactcggccTACCTCGCAAGACAGCCCGCCCACGAccctcccgtcgccgtccccgcgcccgtctcgacTGGCGCCCAGCCGGCCACCGAGGATGAGCTCTTCCTGACCAGCCCGTCCTCCAACTCTGGCTCTTCGTTTGCCCGCTCACAGTTTGGTTCCACCAGCAGCGCATTGTCCGGCTTCCAGCATCACTACCAGCACCAAGACACGACGCCTTCAACTCCGGGCTCACAGACCACCAGCTACAACCCCCAGACCTTTGCCCATCAATCCGCTGCCGGCTTCCAGCGCTCCCAGTCCACCAACCTCCCCTACCATCATGCTGCCACCAGCCCGCGATATTCCAactccaacgccgccgccgccgcttcctcctcctacAACACGTCCCCCGTCGCCAACTTCACCCCGCAGGCGTACAACCCCGCCGCCTATGCCAGCACGCATGCGCCCCAACGGCACCCTACATATCACGGCTACGGCCAGGAGCACGGATACGGCGCCTCGGTCGGGTCTGGCGCTGCGCCAACCTACAGCCAGTCCCCTGCTGCGACGTACGCAGCGTCCTTCCAGCAGCCCGTGCGCGCGTCcgccgtccagcagcagcccatgcCCACGAGCCCTTCGTCCTACGCTGCTCCCGGCTCCCAGGCTCAGACCCCAACTTACGACCCTTCACATTACGCCGCTGCCCACCGCTCGAGCtacgacggccacgtcgacggccaggctgcCGCTCCGTACCCGACTGCAACATCCCCGGCTCCGTATCCTACCACCACCTCGCATATACCCGTCGGCCCCAACTATCAGCCCAGTGACCACCCTTCTTACTATAACCGCCAGTCTCGCTCGGATTCGCAAACGTCCCCCCGAACTTCGCCTCGGGTCCAGCCTCAatcgccctcgtcggggCTGCAAAGGCATCCGACGAATGCGCCGCTTCCGCGACGACCGCTGGAGCCCCCACTGCCACCTAGCAGGTCCATGGAGGACGTGCCAGAGGAACCGTTCTGGGACGAAGCCGGACGCCCGTTCCGTGCCGAGTACGGCAACGAACACCTGTCCACGGACAGCATCATGCAGGAAATagaggacgagctgcgccggAGCAGTGGCACCAATCAGGTGCAGTCGGAGCCATCGCCGCATGGCTCACAGGCAACAGCAGACGAGGTTGTGGACCAGCTCCGTCGACACGGCTCAGGAGCGCACGCCCACTCCCCGTCAGGGGCTCGCGTGTCTCCTGGCGCTCCCCGCCGTGCCTTCTACGAAGACTATGATGATGACCCGGAGGGAACTGCTGGCGTGCTGGCCATGCagcaggccgagctggacgacAGGCGCTTCAGTGGAAACACCCTAACATACGGCAGTGacgcgcctccgccggctgTCCCGCAACCTCAGCTGCAGTCGCACTCGGAGGAACAGCCATACAGCTCTGGCTCTAGCGACTttggcggtgccgtcgaCTTGGGCATGCTGAGCGGAGGATACGCCGGCAGCTTGACGTACGGGGCCGGCATTGGATCGCCGCCGGAGCAGACAACGCTGGCGGAAGGGGgtcggccgctgccgaccCCGAGCTACTATAATTCACTAGGTGACGGATACGACAACGCGCAGGCATACAGAGATGCCGAGGTCGACTACGGAGACACTGGCGGGCTACAGGCTCCCACAGAGCATCGCCTCAGCTTCGACGAGGGTAGGGAGGAGCGCGTGTCGGTCCATTCTCGGCAGAGCGGTACCGAGTCTCCGATCAAGGACGACTATCAGGATCTCTTCTACCACCCAGGCCTCACCAacaggccgctgccgccgctgccaccccAGGGGGTCGCTTCGGATAGCAGCTCGATGCTCTCGACTCACACCAGCATGCGCTCCCAGCATccacagcagcatcagcagcatcagcagcatcagcacaCGCTCAGCGCCGAAGTTCGCTACTACCAGGCCGATAACCCAGAAGCGTACTACCAGACGGGGCAGCAAACGCTGCAGCCAGAGAGGTCGATCTCGCTGTCTGGACACAGCAACACACCTCAAGTGCAAGCGCCCGCCAGGTCGAGAaccgatgccgccgaagagcgtaagaagacgaggagccAGCAGGGCCCCCCACAGCCAGGGGCTTTGCCGTTCAGCGACTACGATTCTAACGCAGGCACTGTCGGGGGCGCCTTCGATGGCATCACTCTGCCGAGTGGCGGTCGTAGGAAGAAGTTCGTGCCGTCCAAGCTCACCACCTCTGACTTTCGCAGGTGTGCGGAGCCTTGGGCGCTCAGCAGCATTGAGAATTGGATTCGCTTCATGGGCGAGGGTGAGCCCGATCTGAGGGAGAAGACCATCGAGGAGGCCATTACCAACCTCTTCACACACAAGGTCCCCACCATGAACGTGGCGGACGCCGAGGTCCTCAGCACACAAATCACCAAGCTCATGCTCGCATCCAAGGCGCTGCTCCCGGACGAGGAATGGGTCAAGTTCGGAGACGGCCACATCTCGGGTGTCCTCTGGCAGCTAACGGGCGCAGGCTGCTATGCCCCCAAGTTGCACGAGGTCGATATCATCGGCCGCTGCTACTCCCACCACTGCACGCGTACGCTCAAGAAGGTCGACCTGGACGACCTGCTACCGGAGGATTCCAAGGGCGAGGCGTGGAATGTATTTTACAACCTCAAAAAGGAAGACTGGGAGTCGAAGCCCAAAAAGGAGGTTGAACGCCAGAACATCCTACACGAGATCGTCACTGGAGAGGACAACTACATCAAGCAGCTGGACATTTTCCGCACGCTGTATCGTGACGACTTGCGGACTCCGCGCAACCCGCCGATCATTAAACCTGAGAAGCGGGAAAAGTTCTTGACCACCATGTTCGGCAAGCTCGACACCGTACTGCGCATCAATCGCGAGTTTCTCTTTGCCCAGCTCAAATACCGCCAGAATGAGCAGGGCCCATGGATCGTCGGCTTCAGCGATATCTTCCGAGAGTGGATCAGGAAGGCCAAGTCCGATTACATCGACTATGCTGCAGGCTACCCGTGGGCCACGTACATGGTGCGAAAGGAGGCTGAGAAGAACTTGCTGTTCAAGAAATTTCTTGAGGACAAGCAGAAGCACAAGTCTTCCCTAAAGCAAGACTGGACGCATTTCCTCATCACCCCGCTACAGCGCCTGCAACGCTACATCCTTTTGCTACAGAGCGTCGAGCACAAGATGATTGGTGACAGCGAGGAGAAGACCAACCTACAGAGGGCCATCCAGGAGATCCAAACGGTCACGCTCGAGTGCGACACCAAGGTTGCGGAAACGAACAAGAGGGTTCAGATCCTGGAACTCCAAAAGTCGCTCGTCTTGCGGCAATCCTTCCAGGCGGCCCTGAACCTGGACCACCTGGGCCGCGTCCTGATCATGCAGGGAGAGCTACAAAGAATGGGATCCAAGGGCATGCGCTGGGTAGACACCCACGCACTGCTCTTCGACCATTACCTTATCCTGGCCAAGGTCGTCGTGtccaaggacggcaagacaAACAAGAGATACGACGTCTCCAGAGAG CCCATTCCGATGCCGCTACTATTCCTGGAAAGCATGAACGACGAGCCTGTCACGAAGCAAAAGGGTATCACAGCtcccctcggccgcgccacGACCGCTTCGGCTTCCAGCACGGGCCTCAGCAAGGTTGCAACCAACGGCAGTGGACGGCCTGGGCTGGAGCATACCGGCACGAGCTCTTCCATGAATTCCCTTGCGCAGACGTCGTCTaacaacgacgccgagggcaaggtgCTATATCCGTTCAAGATCAAGCACCTAGGGCACGAGGTGTACACCCTGTATGCGTCTTCTGCGCGCGACCGCCTAGACTGGTGCACGAACATCAtcgaggccaagacgaggCACGCCAAGGCGCTCTTCTCGCAGAATGCAGAGCCCTTCCGTCTTCGTGTCCTTGCCGACGCCTCTTTCCACTACGACGCCACCTCTGCGTACGCCAGGGCGTCTGGCGTACCGGTCAAGGGAACACCCCTCGACCGGGCTATCCAGGACATTGAAAAGGTAATGGGGCCTGCTCACGGCACTCCTCCGGTGTGCCGAGCCCAAGTCAACTGCGCGACCGGGTTCTCTGCGTTTGGTAAACCCGCGATAGCTATTGGCACGGACTATGGAGTCTTTGTCTCTGACCCCTCGGACCCTCGAGGCTGGCGTCGA ACTGTCCCAATCACACGAGTCACGCAGATTGCCGTCCTCGAAGAATTTTCTGTATGCTTGATCGTTGCCGACAAGTCACTCATCTCCTACCCGTTGGATACGATCGCTCCCTTTTCCGACTTTGCGCCGCCAGTCAACGACAGCGCGCGCCGGGCGCCTCAGAGGTTGGCCAAGGACGTCACGTATTTCGCGACAGCCCGGATGAAGGACAGGATGCTGGTGTTTTATAAGCGCAAGGAAGGTCTTCACACGTCCTTCAAGGTCCTGGAGCCGATCCTGCACAAGGGTGGGGAGAAGAAATCCCGGCTGTTTGGCGGACGtaaggcggccgccgggagcACCGATACGTTCCGCGACTTTGATGAGTTTTATCTGCCGACTGAGTGCTACTCGCTGAGCCTGTTCCAGACGTACATTGCCGTGTcgacggccaagggcatcgagATGCTCACACTGGACAAGAAGCAACCCATGTCCATCCCGGACATCAAGGCGCCGTCGATCGCCAACATCGCGGGCCGCATCCGCGACCAGCACCCGCTGGGTATGTTCCGGCTCAACGAGAACGAGTTCATCCTGACGTACGAGGACTGCGCCGTGTACGTGGACAAGCACGGCGACGTCAGCCGCGCGCTCATCATGGAGTACACGGGCaagcagaagaaggcgcGCGGGGCCACCATGTACGGGCAATACCTGATTCTCTTCAACGACGACTACGTGGAGGTTCGCAACGCCGAGAACGGACGCCTGCGGCAGATCATCGCGGGGCGCGACGTGCGGGTCATCGACTTTGGCATCCGAGGGCCGACGGGCGGCAACGCGGTGCAGTCCCAGCAGCAGTACGGCCAGAACGGGCAGCTtcagacggcgggcgagacgtcCAAGGGTACGGTCAAGGTCGCCATGTGCCATCCAGAGCTTCCGGGCCGGCAGATTGTGCTGGAGATGCTTCTCAACGATGGGCACGCCGAATAG